Within the Bacteroidales bacterium genome, the region CTATCCCGGCATTCAGGTTGCCCCTATGATCTACCTGGTCGAAGACAACCGGCTTTACTTGCTGGAAGATGACGGGCGAAAGGAAAGCAAATAAGGGGTTGGGGTATTTGATATTTTTTGCCGGATGTTGTATCTTGTTATTAAGTATCATTTTAAAATATCATGACCGGACAGAACCGATCATCCGGTATTCAGGGGTAATGAAGGGACATCATTATGAAAGCAACTATCATATTCGATTCCCAGTATGGCCACACGCAAAAGATTGCGGAAGCCATTGGGGAAGGCCTGGGGGAAGGGCTTGATATAACGGTTATCAGGGTTCAGGATGCAAAAGCCGGCGATGTTCTCCGGGATACCGACCTGCTGATGATCGGGTCTCCCACCCAGGGAGGATGGTTCACCGAATCCGTTAAATCTTTTCTTGCCACTTTACCCGAAAAATCGCTCAAGGACAAGTGTGCCGTTTCTTTTGATACCAGTACCCTGGCAGACAACCATGGATTTGTCGTGGGTGCACTCACCCGGTTATTCGGCAATGCAGCCCCACGAATAGAAAAAGAGCTAAAGAAGAAGGGCGCCCATTGCTTCGATTCGGAAATTTTTTATGTGGTAGGTAAAAAGGGCCCGTTGATCCATGGTGAAATAGAACGGGCCAGGGCCTGGGGGGCGAAAATATTGAAGAAAGCCTCCAAATTATAAACCTGCCAACCCGTCCGGTCCCATCAACTAAAAAGTGGCTGGGTATATCATGGCCCATTGCAGGGATAGGATGGTCAGCGATACTCCATTATCCGAATAGAGGCCGGTTTTCAGGGTCGTCCATCGGGAATTCACCGATCCGGCTTTTGTTGGCATGGCCCAATGAGATGTCTCCGCCTCAGCGGGGCAAGCCACATATGACCAAACAGAACAATAAAATGATCCTATGAAACCCCCATCCAGTAACCTACACAACAAGGACATGTTTAAGCATGGGGGTTCCATATGACCGTAATCAATATAAAGATAATCCTATGAAAACAGATCTTAAACAAATCAAAGCCGGTATTGGTCTGGGGACCCTGAAATTTGGGATGGACCGGGGACAGGTCAGGGAAATGCTGGGCGCACCAGATGAAGTGGAACACTATTCTTTTTCAGAGGAGGAAAACGACATGACAGAGGCATGGCATTACGATGGCATGGAACTTTCCCTGGGCTTTGACGAAGCTGCCGACTGGCGGCTCACCACCATTTCTGTTACTTCCAAATACTATGAACTGGAAGACAAAAAACTGATCGGCATGAATAAGAATGAAATTCTCCCCCTGTTGAAGGATTTAAAAATGGAGGATTATGAGATTGATGACCTCTCCTCAGACCGACAGCCGGGACAGGAGTTGATCGTATCGGATTCCAGGGGCATTCATTTGTGGTTTGATCATGAGATCTTACATGAGATTGAATGGGGGCCGATGTGGCAGGATGAGTTCAGCATCGACTGGCCTCAATAAATCTTCATTCCAATCCTTCGGTTTCGATCCGATAGGGCTCGTGATTAAGAAAATGGGCTGCCGTTGGGGTAAGGTGGCCCATTTTAAGTGTTCGTTTTTGGACATTTTAAGAGCGCTGTTTTTTACACTGTTTTTTTATTCGCGGAAAATTTCTTATTTTGACGCTGGTGCCGGTAAGAAGGACGTCATACCCACCCCTGTTACCCTGGTATACGTTTTGCCCCGTGCCCGGATAGAGGAAGCATTCCCGAATTGTTGTGTTGTTGATCATATTCTGTGGTTTCAAAAATTATTGTTTTTACGATGAGAAAAAGAGCAAAAAAGATGAGATATGGCCGAATTTAACGGAGCCATGATGCAGTATTTTCATTGGTATACTCCCGCGGATGGTACCCTGTGGAAACAATTGGCCAGTGATGCTCAGGAACTGGCTGATGCAGGCATTACAGCCTTATGGCTTCCCCCTGCCTATAAAGGAGCAGGGGGTCAGCACGATGTGGGCTATGGGGTTTACGACTTGTTCGATCTGGGGGAATTTGATCAGAAGGGGAGTGTTCGGACGAAGTACGGAACCCGCCAGGAATATCTAGAGGCCATTGAGGCGGCCCGTCAGGCCAACATTCAGGTTTATGCGGATGTAGTGTTCAACCATAAGATGGGGGCAGACCATCCTGAGGAGTTTCGAGCTACTCCCTACAATCCGCAAAACCGCCATGAACCCATCGGGGAAATGCAGACCATAAAAGGGTGGACCCATTTTTCTTTTCCCGGCCGCAATAAGAAATATTCTGAGCTTGAATGGCACTGGTGGCATTTTACCGCAGCCGATTACAATGCGTTGGACGATCAAAGGGATGCCATATACCTTTTTGAAGGCAAGAGCTTCGAGGAGCAGGTAGATCAGAAGATGGGCAACTATGATTATTTGATGGGCTGCGACTTGGATATACAAAATCCCGATGTGCGCGAGGAACTTTTTCATTGGGGGAGATGGTACCTGGAGACCACCGGGGTGGATGGATTTCGTTTTGATGCGGTGAAGCACGTTCAGTCTGATTTCTTTCTTGATTGGCTGAATCATCTTCGCGGTCATAGCAACCGCAAGCTATTTGCCGTGGGTGAATACTGGACCTATCATGTGGAAGCCCTCAAGCATTTTCTTGAAACAACAAACCAACAGATCATGCTGTTTGATGCGACCTTGCATTATAACTTCTCCGATGCCGGCAGGCAGGGCAAGGATTATGATCTTCGGAAGATTTTGGAGGGTACGCTCGTTCAGCAACGCCCTGACCTGGCAGTAACAATTGTCAGCAATCACGATACGCAGCCCTTGCAAGCACTGGAATCTGTCGTGGAGGCCTGGTTTAAGCCGCTGGCTTACAGCATTATCCTGTTAAGAAGGGATGGGTATCCCTGTATCTTTTCAGCCGATTATTATGGGGTAGCGTATAAGGGCACAGGAAAGGACGGAAAAGAATATGACATCTCCCTGGCAAGTCATCAATGGATGATTGACCGGTTCTTGCATGCGAGGCGGGAGTTTGCCTACGGCGATCAACACGACCATTTCAACCATCCCAATTGCATCGGATGGACCAGGACCGGGGATGGGGATCATCCCGGAGGCCTTGCCGTGGTGATGAGCAATGGAGAGGCCGGCAGCAAAAAGATGCAGACTGCTTCACCTGATACTACTTATAGGGATGTCACCAATCATATTGAAGAAGAAGTTGTTACCGATAAAGATGGTAAGGGTGATTTCCGGTGTCAAGCCGGGTCTGTTTCGGTTTGGGTTCCTGGTAAGGAATGAAAAATACACAGGGGTCATTTTGCAAAATATCCTGTTTGTTCTTTTAATAGGGTTATTGGCAACGGATTGTCGGTAATATACCTGATGTCTCAGATTGTGTTGCTGAATCGTATATATGGGGCGGCATATCCTGATGCAAACGCTTGCCCTGATGCGATGATTTTGCTATCTTTATATTAAAATTCCATGTAATGAAAAAGATTACCAAAAGGGATGTCAAGTTTTTTTTCCTGGGCATCCTAACCCTATTGCTTCTGGAACTTGTCTTAAACTGGGAAGAAAATGTCAAGGCTTTTGAGGCCGGGTTTATGAGTGGATACGAGGAGACCTATCAGCCAGATTGAAAGATCCTGATTCTATCCGGAAACACCCATTGTCAAGACCTTCATCTGCCAGGTTATCATATTTTTCTTATTTTAGCAGGATAAGCTTTTAATTTTTTAAACCAAGCCAATGTTGATTATGAGGCTGTTGATTGTATTGACGATGTTTACCCTGGCCTGGCTGCCGGTTGGCTTAAACGACTACTTCAGGCTTCGCCGCCAGATAAGCACAACAGTCGGATGGGGGTAAAGGATTTGGAAACGACTGCCGGACGCAGGCGCTAAGTCTCCCCCAGATATTTTGTTATATTTTGTGCAGCCTGTATGCCTGAATTTATTGCTGTTACAACCAGGTTGGCACCCTGATGTGCATCCCCCGCCACAAACACTTTGCCAATGGATGTTTGTAGGTTCTCGTTTCCCTTTACATTGCCCCGATCGTCATAGTCCACCTTCAGGTTGTTGAGCAGGCCCTTTTGTACGGGATGGACAAAACCCATGGCCAGCAGCACCAGGTCGGCCTGAATGGTTCGTTGGGTAGAAGACTTCTCTTTCATATTTGTCCGACCCTTCTCATCCTTTTGCCAGGAGGTGTCCACGATTTCGAGCTGGCTGACTTTATTGTTCTTTCCGATGAATCGTTTGCTTGCTACAGACCACATTCTTTTGCAGCCCTCTTCGTGGGAGGAGGTGTTTTTGAGGGTTTTCCGGGGCCAGGGCCAGTTGGGGTTGGATTCATTATTTTCTGTGGGTTTGGGGAGTATTTCCAGCTGGGTGACGCTTAGAGCACCCTGACGGTTGGCTGTTCCCACGCAGTCAGATCCGGTGTCGCCTCCTCCGATCACCACCACGTGTTTGTTTCGGGCATTGATCATAGGATTGCTGTCCTGAACCGCCCCTGCCTGCACCACTTTATTTTGATGGGTAAGGTAATCCATGGCAAAATAGATCCCATTCATCCGCCGCCCCGGGATATTCAGGTCTCTGGGGTGACGTGCGCCTGTTGCCAGGCAGACGGCGTCGAAGGATTGAATCAGGTCGCTTGCGGCGATGTCCTTACCTACTTCCATCCTGGTGCGGAAGGAGATGCCTTCTTCCCTGAAGATATCCAGGCGTCGGTCGAGGATGTGTTTGCTTAATTTGAAATCGGGTATGCCATAACGCAATAGTCCACCAATGGCATCGTCTTTTTCAAAGACTTCCACCAGGCAGCCTTGTTGATTCAGGCGGGCGGCTGCCGATAGTCCGGCCGGACCGGAGCCGATGACGGCCACTTTTTTGCCGTTGCGTGTCAGGGGAGGCTGGGGGTTGATATGTCCGTCGGCAAAGGCATGCTCCACCACCGAGGCTTCATTTTCGCGGATGGTCACTGGCTGGTCGTTGATGGACAGGGTACAGCTTATCTCGCATGGTGCGGGGCATACCCGGCCGGTGATCTCGGGGAGATCGTTGGTGGTATGCAGTATGTCGCTGGCTTCTTTCCAGTCGCCCCTGTACACGGCATCCTGCCAGTCGGGTATATTGCTGTGCACCGGGCAGGCCCAATGGCAAAAGGGAACGCCGCAGTCCATGCATCTGGCTGCCTGTAGGGCACGATCGGCCGTGTTCAGGGTTTGCTCTACTTCCCCGTAGTCGTGGATGCGTTCGTGCAGTGGCCTGTTGCCAGCTTCTTTTCTGGCGGTCTTGATGAATCCTTTTGGGTCTCCCATGATGGTTTTATTTGTTTTGTGAATCAGACTTTCGGGTTCCCTCCCCGGGTATAATCACCGGGGAACGGGCTTGTGCATAAGCGCTACGCCCTATTCATGATCGGGCATGTATTTGCTGATCTTCTGATTGAGCTCGGAGATCTTTTTTTCCTCCAGGTGGCGTTGATATTCGAAGGGGATCACCTTGATGAAATCCCTGAGGCTGTTTTCCCAGTCTTCCAGTATTGCTGCTGCCAGAGCGCTTCCTGTATACTGATGGTGGCTTTGGATGAGCTGTTTCAAGGTGATCAGGTCTTCAAAATCCTCAATGATCTGCAGGCTGACCATTTCCATGTTGCAGAAGTAGTCGAGGTTACCTTTGGGGTTGTATACATAGGCAATGCCGCCACTCATTCCTGCAGCCATGTTTCGTCCCACCTCACCCAGGATCACCGCCACTCCTCCGGTCATGTATTCGCAGCAATGATCGCCGGCACCTTCCACTACGGCTGTGGCACCGCTGTTTCTTACGCAGAAGCGTTCGCCACATAAACCGTTGATGTATACTTCACCGCCAGTAGCTCCGTAAAGCGAGGTGTTCCCGATGATGATGTTTTGTTCAGGTCTGAAGGCGGCATTGGCAGATGGCTGGACGATGATCTTTCCTCCGGATAGTCCTTTCCCCAGGTAATCGTTGACCTGTCCCTGGAGTTGGAAGGTGATGCCGGATTTCAGGAATGCCCCGAAGCTCTGACCCCCTGATCCATTAAAGTGGCATGTGATGGTATCATCGGGCAATCCTTTCTGTCCATGATTTTTGTCTACCTGATAGGAAAGCATAGCTCCCACGGCCCGGTCGGTGTTGGTGATCTTATGATTCATTGCCACAGGCTGGCTGTTTTCCAGGGCTTTTTGCGCCTGCCGGATCAGTGTGCGATCCAGCAGGTTCTGCGGCAGGTGTTCCTGGGGATGGGTTTTGCGGATGGGATATTGCGTGGCTTCTGCGGGCAGGTGGACGATGTCGCTGAGTAAGACCTTTTGTAACTTCCAGTGGTCGATTTCCTTACGCTGGATAAGCAGGTCACAGCGGCCGATGATCTCGTCCATGCTGGTATAGCCCATCTCTGCCAGGTATAAACGGATCTCCTCAGTCAGGAAGGTAAAATAGCGGATCACATGCTCCGGTGAGCCGGAGAATCGCTTTCTTAACTCTGCATCCTGGGTACATACACCCACCGAGCAGGTGTTCAGGTTGCATTTTCTCAGCAGGATGCAACCCAGGGTTACCAGGGCTGAGGTGGCGAAGCCAAATTCTTCGGCACCCAGCAGAGCGGCTATTATGACATCGCGTCCGGTTTTTAGCTGTCCGTCGGCGTAAAGCGAGACCTTCCCCCGGAGGTTGTTTTTTACCAGGGTTTGTTGTGTCTCGGCCAAGCCGATCTCCATGGGCAGGCCGGCATGAAGGATGGAGCTTAGGGGGCTGGCGCCGGTACCGCCTTCCGCTCCGCTGATGGCAATGGAGTCGGCTCCCCCCTTGGCCACCCCTGCTGCTACTGTTCCCACGCCAAACTCCGAGACCAGCTTCACATTGATGCGGGCATTCGGGTTGACATTCTTCAGGTCGAAGATGAGCTGCGCCAGG harbors:
- a CDS encoding alpha-amylase, translating into MAEFNGAMMQYFHWYTPADGTLWKQLASDAQELADAGITALWLPPAYKGAGGQHDVGYGVYDLFDLGEFDQKGSVRTKYGTRQEYLEAIEAARQANIQVYADVVFNHKMGADHPEEFRATPYNPQNRHEPIGEMQTIKGWTHFSFPGRNKKYSELEWHWWHFTAADYNALDDQRDAIYLFEGKSFEEQVDQKMGNYDYLMGCDLDIQNPDVREELFHWGRWYLETTGVDGFRFDAVKHVQSDFFLDWLNHLRGHSNRKLFAVGEYWTYHVEALKHFLETTNQQIMLFDATLHYNFSDAGRQGKDYDLRKILEGTLVQQRPDLAVTIVSNHDTQPLQALESVVEAWFKPLAYSIILLRRDGYPCIFSADYYGVAYKGTGKDGKEYDISLASHQWMIDRFLHARREFAYGDQHDHFNHPNCIGWTRTGDGDHPGGLAVVMSNGEAGSKKMQTASPDTTYRDVTNHIEEEVVTDKDGKGDFRCQAGSVSVWVPGKE
- a CDS encoding flavodoxin family protein; protein product: MKATIIFDSQYGHTQKIAEAIGEGLGEGLDITVIRVQDAKAGDVLRDTDLLMIGSPTQGGWFTESVKSFLATLPEKSLKDKCAVSFDTSTLADNHGFVVGALTRLFGNAAPRIEKELKKKGAHCFDSEIFYVVGKKGPLIHGEIERARAWGAKILKKASKL
- a CDS encoding glutamate synthase subunit alpha, yielding HADEIQIKISQGSKPGEGGQLPGTKVNSIIAKTRNSTPGITLISPPPHHDIYSIEDLAQLIFDLKNVNPNARINVKLVSEFGVGTVAAGVAKGGADSIAISGAEGGTGASPLSSILHAGLPMEIGLAETQQTLVKNNLRGKVSLYADGQLKTGRDVIIAALLGAEEFGFATSALVTLGCILLRKCNLNTCSVGVCTQDAELRKRFSGSPEHVIRYFTFLTEEIRLYLAEMGYTSMDEIIGRCDLLIQRKEIDHWKLQKVLLSDIVHLPAEATQYPIRKTHPQEHLPQNLLDRTLIRQAQKALENSQPVAMNHKITNTDRAVGAMLSYQVDKNHGQKGLPDDTITCHFNGSGGQSFGAFLKSGITFQLQGQVNDYLGKGLSGGKIIVQPSANAAFRPEQNIIIGNTSLYGATGGEVYINGLCGERFCVRNSGATAVVEGAGDHCCEYMTGGVAVILGEVGRNMAAGMSGGIAYVYNPKGNLDYFCNMEMVSLQIIEDFEDLITLKQLIQSHHQYTGSALAAAILEDWENSLRDFIKVIPFEYQRHLEEKKISELNQKISKYMPDHE
- a CDS encoding glutamate synthase subunit beta gives rise to the protein MGDPKGFIKTARKEAGNRPLHERIHDYGEVEQTLNTADRALQAARCMDCGVPFCHWACPVHSNIPDWQDAVYRGDWKEASDILHTTNDLPEITGRVCPAPCEISCTLSINDQPVTIRENEASVVEHAFADGHINPQPPLTRNGKKVAVIGSGPAGLSAAARLNQQGCLVEVFEKDDAIGGLLRYGIPDFKLSKHILDRRLDIFREEGISFRTRMEVGKDIAASDLIQSFDAVCLATGARHPRDLNIPGRRMNGIYFAMDYLTHQNKVVQAGAVQDSNPMINARNKHVVVIGGGDTGSDCVGTANRQGALSVTQLEILPKPTENNESNPNWPWPRKTLKNTSSHEEGCKRMWSVASKRFIGKNNKVSQLEIVDTSWQKDEKGRTNMKEKSSTQRTIQADLVLLAMGFVHPVQKGLLNNLKVDYDDRGNVKGNENLQTSIGKVFVAGDAHQGANLVVTAINSGIQAAQNITKYLGET